From Helicobacter anatolicus, the proteins below share one genomic window:
- a CDS encoding pyridoxine 5'-phosphate synthase codes for MHLGLNIDHIATLREARKINDPDPLEAIFIAKNCGVFQITIHLREDRRHINEFDVERIIDSSFLPVNIECAMDENIIDFICKKKPYKVTLVPEKREEITTEGGLIMQNTKIKDVIAEFHKNHIQVATFIDPDMQSLELSKDYGADGIEIHTGSYANLSLMLYSNLKRTPNTIKSLENTDLKSLLQDCITQIKTIAKNAKKLDLEVYAGHGLNYFNVKTIAEIQEISELNIGQSIIARSIFVGLKNAIDDMQKIINNDNFY; via the coding sequence ATGCATTTAGGTTTAAATATCGATCACATTGCCACACTTAGAGAAGCCAGAAAAATCAACGATCCCGATCCACTAGAAGCAATTTTTATTGCAAAAAATTGTGGGGTATTTCAAATCACAATCCATTTAAGAGAAGACAGACGCCATATTAATGAATTTGATGTAGAAAGAATTATAGATTCTTCATTTTTGCCTGTCAATATAGAATGTGCAATGGACGAAAATATTATTGATTTTATTTGTAAAAAAAAGCCTTACAAAGTTACATTAGTGCCAGAAAAAAGAGAAGAGATTACCACAGAAGGTGGTCTTATTATGCAAAATACAAAAATCAAAGATGTGATTGCTGAATTTCATAAAAATCACATACAAGTTGCCACATTTATCGATCCTGATATGCAATCTTTGGAACTTTCAAAAGATTATGGTGCAGATGGCATTGAGATTCACACTGGTAGTTATGCCAATCTTTCCTTAATGCTTTATAGTAATCTCAAAAGAACACCAAACACAATAAAAAGCCTAGAAAATACAGATTTAAAATCCTTATTGCAAGATTGCATCACACAAATAAAAACCATTGCAAAAAATGCTAAAAAACTTGATCTTGAAGTCTATGCAGGACATGGACTAAATTATTTTAATGTCAAAACAATTGCAGAAATTCAAGAAATTAGTGAGCTTAATATTGGGCAAAGCATTATTGCAAGATCAATTTTTGTCGGCTTAAAAAATGCAATAGATGATATGCAAAAAATCATAAATAACGATAATTTTTACTAA
- the pdxA gene encoding 4-hydroxythreonine-4-phosphate dehydrogenase, with the protein MYKVGVSIGDVNGIAPEILLKSHQIIKKFCTPIYCAHQELLKKISDILKIPLAKDMIFIPPNAPMPMIHIGEIQEDSGFYSFKSFEKACELAEKNEVDFITTLPIHKFAWKCAKINFVGHTEYLSHRYKKEGIMMLGCEEMFVALFSDHIPLKSVSNKITKKNLLEFLKNFYYCTKEENIAVLGLNPHCGDNGLIGDEDFIIKESINKINKILNKEIFKGPFPADSAFSPPMREKYKIFIALYHDIGLAPLKALYFYESINITLNIPILRTSVDHGVGFDIAYQNKATTQSYINAILLGKKFKEKNE; encoded by the coding sequence ATGTATAAAGTTGGTGTGAGCATAGGTGATGTTAATGGAATTGCTCCTGAAATCCTCCTGAAATCCCACCAAATTATCAAAAAATTTTGCACTCCCATTTATTGTGCTCATCAAGAATTACTTAAAAAAATTAGTGACATTCTAAAAATTCCCCTAGCAAAAGATATGATTTTTATTCCACCTAATGCACCTATGCCCATGATTCATATAGGAGAAATTCAGGAAGATTCTGGATTCTATAGTTTTAAGAGTTTTGAAAAAGCATGTGAACTTGCAGAAAAAAATGAGGTAGATTTTATTACTACTTTGCCTATTCATAAATTTGCTTGGAAATGTGCAAAAATTAATTTTGTCGGACATACAGAATATTTATCCCATCGCTATAAAAAAGAAGGAATTATGATGCTTGGTTGCGAAGAAATGTTTGTTGCACTTTTTAGTGATCATATCCCCTTAAAATCTGTAAGCAATAAAATTACAAAGAAAAATCTTTTAGAATTTTTAAAGAATTTTTATTACTGCACTAAGGAAGAAAATATCGCTGTATTAGGATTAAATCCACATTGTGGTGACAATGGACTAATTGGAGATGAAGATTTTATTATAAAAGAAAGTATAAATAAAATTAATAAAATTTTAAATAAGGAAATTTTTAAGGGCCCTTTTCCAGCAGATAGTGCTTTTAGTCCACCAATGAGAGAAAAGTATAAAATTTTTATCGCACTTTATCATGATATAGGTCTTGCACCACTTAAAGCACTTTATTTTTATGAAAGCATCAATATTACTTTAAATATTCCTATTTTGAGAACATCTGTTGATCATGGTGTGGGGTTTGATATTGCTTACCAAAATAAAGCTACTACACAAAGCTATATCAATGCTATACTTTTGGGAAAAAAATTTAAGGAAAAAAATGAATAA
- a CDS encoding class 1 fructose-bisphosphatase yields MQTLLHTIKEIALQTHTLLQQANCNYLESINSNGDTQLQVDVMADKLIEKKFLALPCVKGICSEEKEEAIYKQEGDFLIAYDPLDGSSLVDSNLSIGSIFGIYRTDFSGKNLVASSYIIYGPKIEIIFAYQNQVLYLGFNGEEWKEKETPKLKEKGKINATGGTQKNWSAMHKNIIESFFQEGYRLRYSGGMVPDLHQILIKGGGIFSYPATSDAPNGKLRKLFEVFPFAYIYECCGGEAITEDGKRLLDLPCKSLHDTTPCFFGSKYEISKFKNTKGF; encoded by the coding sequence ATGCAAACTTTATTACATACCATCAAAGAGATTGCTTTACAAACTCATACTTTATTACAACAAGCAAATTGTAATTATCTAGAAAGTATAAATAGTAACGGAGATACTCAACTCCAAGTCGATGTAATGGCAGATAAACTCATTGAGAAAAAATTTTTAGCCCTTCCTTGTGTCAAAGGAATATGTAGTGAAGAAAAAGAAGAAGCTATCTATAAACAAGAAGGAGACTTTCTTATTGCCTATGATCCACTTGATGGTTCATCGCTTGTAGATAGCAATCTTAGCATTGGTAGCATTTTTGGAATCTATAGAACAGATTTTAGTGGCAAAAATCTTGTCGCAAGCTCTTACATTATCTATGGTCCTAAAATTGAAATTATTTTTGCATACCAAAATCAAGTTTTATATCTAGGGTTTAATGGCGAAGAATGGAAAGAAAAAGAAACACCAAAGCTCAAAGAAAAAGGTAAGATCAATGCTACTGGTGGTACACAAAAAAATTGGAGTGCTATGCATAAAAATATCATAGAATCCTTTTTTCAAGAAGGTTATCGTTTGAGATATTCTGGAGGAATGGTGCCTGATTTACACCAAATTCTCATCAAAGGTGGGGGGATTTTTAGTTATCCTGCAACAAGCGATGCTCCAAATGGCAAACTAAGAAAACTTTTTGAGGTTTTTCCTTTTGCTTATATTTATGAATGCTGTGGTGGCGAGGCTATAACAGAAGATGGAAAACGATTACTTGATTTACCTTGTAAAAGCCTTCATGACACTACACCTTGTTTTTTTGGTAGCAAATATGAAATTTCTAAATTCAAAAATACAAAGGGTTTTTAA
- a CDS encoding acetate/propionate family kinase has protein sequence MKEIFLVINAGSSSLKFKIFNLSNEVIASGQVEGIDVSPSFKAKDGEGNVIGEYKWEEKDAHNHAMVLEYLIQWILKIFKDYKLRACGHRVVHGGTIFKHSVLIDEKVIADIENLIPLAPLHQPHNLRVIKLMYQMFPDLPQVAVFDTAFHQTMQGNAIMYAIPYALYKEGVRRYGMHGTSYAYIVKKMEQDFPEFAKKKIVVAHIGSGASLCAIENGKSVMTTMGMTALEGVPMGTRPGSLDAGILLYLMENKGYGLDEIRDFLYYKSGVGGLSEFSSNFYTLETNMDKNEGAKRAIEFIVFRIAEEIARLSVSLGGIDALVFTAGVGENSSYFRKAICQYLTYLGIKIDDDKNSKKALQINAEDSRVGIFAIPTNEELMIVLDTVELTK, from the coding sequence ATGAAAGAAATTTTTTTAGTAATTAATGCAGGAAGCTCTAGTTTAAAGTTTAAAATTTTTAATTTATCAAATGAAGTGATAGCATCAGGTCAAGTAGAGGGAATTGATGTGTCACCAAGTTTTAAGGCTAAGGATGGTGAGGGCAATGTGATTGGTGAATATAAATGGGAAGAGAAAGATGCTCACAATCATGCAATGGTTTTAGAATATCTTATCCAGTGGATTCTAAAAATCTTTAAAGATTATAAACTTAGGGCTTGTGGACATCGTGTGGTACATGGAGGAACAATTTTTAAACATTCTGTGTTGATTGATGAAAAGGTGATTGCTGATATTGAGAACTTGATTCCGTTAGCACCTTTGCATCAACCTCACAATTTACGAGTAATCAAATTAATGTATCAGATGTTTCCAGATCTTCCACAGGTTGCAGTTTTTGATACGGCATTCCATCAAACAATGCAAGGCAATGCAATAATGTATGCTATCCCTTATGCACTTTATAAAGAGGGAGTACGACGCTATGGGATGCATGGAACTTCTTATGCATATATTGTCAAAAAAATGGAGCAAGATTTTCCAGAGTTTGCTAAGAAAAAAATTGTTGTTGCACATATTGGGTCAGGTGCTTCACTTTGTGCAATTGAAAATGGCAAATCTGTAATGACTACAATGGGGATGACAGCATTAGAAGGTGTGCCAATGGGAACTAGACCAGGATCTTTAGATGCAGGTATATTGCTTTATTTGATGGAAAATAAAGGTTATGGTTTGGATGAAATTAGAGACTTTTTATATTACAAATCTGGCGTAGGCGGACTTTCTGAATTTAGTTCTAATTTCTATACATTAGAAACTAATATGGACAAAAATGAAGGTGCAAAAAGAGCAATTGAATTTATTGTATTTAGAATTGCAGAAGAGATTGCTAGATTAAGTGTAAGTTTGGGTGGGATTGATGCATTGGTCTTTACGGCTGGCGTAGGCGAAAATTCTTCTTATTTTAGAAAAGCAATTTGTCAATATCTTACATATTTGGGAATCAAAATTGATGATGATAAAAATAGTAAAAAAGCCTTACAAATTAATGCAGAAGATAGTAGAGTAGGGATTTTTGCAA
- a CDS encoding DUF5718 family protein yields the protein MKHYLGVGIVGNFANHLEQAGEASDFCGICSEENAPKGIFPFYVPNHEKLQRFCFDNQKIILPEDSTLCVQAEPEVGIECDITYENGYIKTLVPKFFMAFNDASVRNDKNAKKISQKKNFSTGCKGYGNKIAIDSFQEGGVCDDFSIASFIKIDGKIHAYGECSPLLSYSFFYDKLLEWLIQKLNHQEDMVVLEDMHRIIKNNNFPEKCIIAIGATRYTHLGETRFLQNGDEVNILIFNHKKYDPNTLESLLREERLPDDEKNLSILQQKVVKQ from the coding sequence ATGAAACACTATTTAGGCGTAGGGATAGTAGGAAATTTTGCTAACCATTTGGAGCAAGCGGGCGAAGCTAGTGATTTTTGTGGGATTTGTAGCGAAGAAAATGCACCAAAAGGTATTTTCCCTTTTTATGTGCCAAATCATGAAAAATTACAACGCTTCTGTTTTGATAATCAAAAAATTATTTTACCAGAAGATTCTACTTTATGCGTGCAAGCAGAACCAGAAGTAGGAATTGAATGTGACATTACCTATGAAAATGGATACATTAAAACGCTGGTACCAAAATTTTTTATGGCATTTAATGATGCTTCTGTAAGAAATGATAAAAATGCTAAAAAAATCTCTCAGAAAAAAAATTTTTCTACAGGCTGCAAGGGATATGGCAATAAAATAGCGATTGATTCTTTTCAAGAAGGTGGAGTATGTGATGATTTTTCCATCGCCTCTTTTATTAAAATTGATGGCAAAATACATGCTTATGGAGAATGTTCTCCTTTATTAAGCTATAGTTTTTTTTATGACAAACTACTAGAATGGCTTATCCAAAAACTCAATCATCAAGAAGATATGGTTGTGCTAGAAGATATGCACCGCATTATCAAAAATAATAATTTCCCAGAAAAATGCATAATTGCTATAGGTGCCACACGCTACACGCATTTAGGTGAAACAAGATTCTTGCAAAATGGAGATGAGGTAAATATTCTTATTTTTAATCATAAAAAGTATGATCCAAACACTTTGGAATCCCTACTCAGAGAAGAGAGGCTTCCTGATGATGAAAAAAACCTCTCAATCTTGCAACAAAAAGTAGTAAAACAATAA
- a CDS encoding DUF354 domain-containing protein gives MIWLDITDPKYVLFFKDFIPLLKTLDEVLITTRASKGYDECLKLLQLFNIPAVCVGGYGGGEKLDKFQARLDRQKEFLILFEKYGIPKLFITGVSVEGTHTAFGLGIPIVQFSDTPLIGECFEISKLSLVAKLTLPLSNLIFRPFIVPEICYSALGIESKNIIPYQFIDVALWLKNLKKGQNFLQNYHLDSTKPTILLREEEYNAHYVEKKLPIIYESIELLSTLDVNLILMPRYDLESLKKQFSHIKNLTILDKKFSPQDFYPFIDMLIGGGGTMNLEACYLGIPTISTRSLFLFHDRYLLDHQLMQHCTTSLQVFNQVKSWLEKKPPNTKLLAKKLFEPSIANFESIFAIIKQRFYIQN, from the coding sequence TTGATTTGGTTAGATATCACAGATCCAAAATATGTTTTATTTTTTAAGGATTTTATTCCATTATTAAAAACTCTTGATGAAGTGCTAATCACCACACGTGCAAGTAAAGGTTATGATGAATGCTTAAAACTATTACAACTATTTAATATTCCTGCAGTTTGTGTGGGGGGATATGGTGGAGGAGAAAAGCTTGATAAATTTCAAGCGCGTCTAGATCGCCAAAAAGAATTTCTTATACTTTTTGAAAAATATGGCATACCTAAGCTTTTTATCACAGGAGTAAGCGTAGAAGGTACACACACTGCATTTGGCTTAGGAATCCCTATTGTACAATTTTCTGATACGCCATTAATTGGTGAGTGTTTTGAAATTTCTAAACTTTCTTTAGTTGCAAAACTTACCCTACCTTTAAGTAATCTTATTTTTCGCCCATTTATTGTGCCAGAGATTTGTTATAGTGCTTTAGGAATAGAATCAAAAAATATTATTCCTTATCAATTTATTGATGTTGCACTCTGGTTAAAAAATCTTAAAAAAGGACAAAATTTTTTACAAAATTATCATTTAGATTCTACAAAACCTACAATTTTATTGCGTGAAGAAGAATATAATGCACATTATGTAGAAAAAAAACTCCCTATTATTTATGAAAGCATAGAACTTTTAAGCACACTTGATGTAAATTTAATTCTTATGCCTCGCTATGATTTAGAGAGTTTAAAAAAACAATTTTCCCACATCAAAAACCTCACTATATTAGACAAAAAATTCTCCCCGCAAGATTTTTATCCTTTCATTGATATGCTAATTGGTGGAGGTGGGACAATGAATTTGGAAGCTTGCTATCTAGGTATTCCGACAATTTCTACACGTTCACTTTTTTTATTTCATGATCGCTATTTATTAGATCATCAATTAATGCAACATTGCACAACTTCTTTACAAGTTTTTAATCAAGTAAAATCATGGCTAGAAAAAAAACCTCCAAACACAAAACTTCTTGCCAAAAAACTTTTTGAACCCTCCATAGCAAATTTTGAATCTATTTTTGCAATTATTAAGCAAAGATTTTATATTCAAAATTAA
- a CDS encoding 3'-5' exonuclease has protein sequence MSYNKIYAKFQKPHLKNEKFLPFIRDIFEVDDSNLALELLQGCGFWLMQKDEFFELGTLYKEINDSVFCFVDIETIGSKPQDSKIIEIGAIKYYKGKIIDRFETLVYAEFVPEHIVELTGITTQMLENAPMEHKILKAFREFLGDSIFVAHNVLFDYTFISEKLEIYGDFPLLNPRLCTIDLARKSILSLRYSLGYLNHFLGINIKEQHRALSDARMSLEVFKIALLSLPHNVKNIQELIEFSRGKKL, from the coding sequence ATGAGTTACAATAAAATTTATGCAAAATTCCAAAAACCTCATTTAAAAAATGAAAAGTTTTTGCCTTTTATTCGAGATATTTTTGAGGTTGATGATTCAAATTTAGCGTTAGAATTATTGCAAGGTTGTGGATTTTGGTTGATGCAAAAAGATGAATTTTTTGAACTCGGCACACTGTATAAAGAAATTAATGATAGTGTGTTTTGTTTTGTGGATATTGAGACGATAGGTTCTAAGCCACAAGATTCTAAAATTATAGAAATTGGTGCAATAAAATATTATAAGGGCAAGATTATTGATCGTTTTGAAACATTGGTATATGCAGAATTTGTTCCTGAGCATATTGTAGAACTTACAGGAATTACTACACAAATGTTAGAAAATGCACCAATGGAACATAAAATCTTAAAGGCATTTAGGGAATTTTTGGGAGATAGTATTTTTGTTGCACATAATGTGTTATTTGATTATACTTTTATTAGTGAAAAGTTAGAAATTTATGGAGATTTTCCTCTGTTAAATCCTAGGCTTTGTACAATTGATTTGGCAAGAAAAAGTATTTTATCTTTGCGTTATTCTTTGGGATATTTAAATCATTTTTTAGGAATTAATATAAAAGAACAACATCGTGCACTTTCTGATGCACGTATGAGTTTGGAAGTTTTTAAAATCGCACTTTTATCTTTACCGCATAATGTTAAAAATATACAAGAACTTATTGAATTTTCTCGTGGTAAAAAACTTTAG
- a CDS encoding bifunctional enoyl-CoA hydratase/phosphate acetyltransferase: MKSDNLEAKKQQVFDEILERAKQKGAIKVAVAQPTDKNSLEGVIDSYQAGLIDPILVGDKEKIINCAKTLGFDISAFEIVDVPTDKEAATAAVEFATKGIAKALMKGNLHTNDIMSAVLKKEAGLRTDRSISHAFVMDIPTYHKALIIADSAINIAPNFDVKFSILQNSVILAKNLGIKTPKVAILSAVEMPYEKMPSSVEAFDLAKKANEEIKDVICYGPLAFDNAISEEAAKIKKINSPVCGDPDILIVPQIESGNILFKSLVYLAHAKVAGVVLGAKVPVILTSRADSPEARVSSSALAVLVSE, from the coding sequence ATGAAATCAGATAATTTAGAGGCAAAAAAACAACAAGTTTTTGATGAAATTTTGGAGCGTGCAAAGCAAAAAGGAGCAATTAAAGTAGCTGTAGCACAACCTACAGATAAAAATAGTCTTGAGGGTGTGATAGATTCTTATCAGGCGGGATTAATTGATCCAATTCTTGTTGGAGATAAAGAAAAAATTATAAATTGTGCAAAAACTTTGGGTTTTGATATTAGTGCTTTTGAAATAGTTGATGTACCAACAGATAAGGAAGCAGCAACAGCGGCTGTTGAATTTGCTACAAAGGGGATTGCAAAAGCATTGATGAAGGGAAATTTGCATACCAATGATATTATGAGTGCTGTACTTAAAAAAGAGGCAGGATTAAGGACAGATAGAAGCATTTCTCATGCTTTTGTTATGGATATTCCTACTTATCATAAAGCATTAATTATTGCAGATTCTGCAATTAATATTGCTCCAAATTTTGATGTAAAATTTAGTATTCTGCAAAATAGTGTAATACTAGCAAAAAATCTCGGAATCAAGACCCCAAAAGTAGCAATTTTAAGCGCAGTAGAAATGCCTTATGAAAAAATGCCAAGTTCTGTTGAAGCATTTGACCTTGCCAAAAAAGCAAATGAAGAAATAAAAGATGTGATTTGCTACGGACCTTTAGCTTTTGATAATGCAATTTCAGAAGAGGCTGCAAAAATTAAAAAAATTAATTCTCCTGTATGTGGGGATCCGGATATTTTAATCGTACCACAAATAGAATCAGGAAATATTTTATTTAAATCGTTAGTCTATCTTGCACATGCAAAGGTTGCAGGAGTAGTGCTTGGAGCAAAGGTGCCTGTAATTTTGACTTCAAGAGCAGATAGTCCAGAAGCAAGAGTGTCTTCTTCTGCTTTAGCAGTTTTAGTAAGTGAATAA
- the rpe gene encoding ribulose-phosphate 3-epimerase — translation MLVAPSLLSANFMKLGEEVKNICDSGADLLHIDVMDGHFVPNLTFGPVVLQGIMHYATKPLDIHLMVENVEFFVDLFAPLQPKYISVHFEEVKHLHRVISQIRKYGISPAVVLNPHTSEEGLKYILEDIDMVLLMSVNPGFGGQSFIPSVCEKVKNLKKLILDKNPNCLIEVDGGVNDKTIDKLKDSGVDIVVAGSYIFQQDNYKKAILSLR, via the coding sequence ATGCTTGTTGCCCCCAGTCTTTTGTCTGCAAATTTTATGAAACTAGGAGAAGAGGTTAAAAATATTTGTGATAGTGGTGCAGATTTGTTGCATATTGATGTGATGGATGGGCATTTTGTACCAAATCTTACTTTTGGTCCTGTGGTTTTGCAAGGAATCATGCATTATGCAACTAAACCATTAGATATACATTTGATGGTAGAAAATGTGGAGTTTTTTGTAGATTTATTTGCGCCACTTCAGCCAAAATATATAAGTGTGCATTTTGAAGAAGTTAAGCATCTTCATCGTGTGATTTCTCAAATTAGAAAATATGGGATTTCTCCAGCAGTTGTACTTAATCCTCATACAAGCGAAGAAGGGTTAAAATATATTTTAGAAGATATTGATATGGTTTTATTAATGAGTGTTAACCCAGGTTTTGGTGGGCAGAGTTTTATTCCTAGTGTGTGTGAAAAGGTTAAAAATCTTAAGAAACTTATTTTAGATAAAAATCCAAATTGTTTGATTGAAGTTGATGGTGGAGTGAATGATAAGACAATTGATAAGTTAAAAGATTCTGGGGTAGATATCGTAGTTGCAGGGAGCTATATTTTTCAGCAAGATAATTATAAAAAGGCCATTCTTTCTTTGCGATGA